A single Xenopus laevis strain J_2021 chromosome 3S, Xenopus_laevis_v10.1, whole genome shotgun sequence DNA region contains:
- the gpr22.S gene encoding G-protein coupled receptor 22, translated as MCINSLLEINMQLKVNLTVRDDISINMYQPIPYTLSFQISLTCFLVLEMVLGLGSNLTVLVLYCMKSNLINSVSNIITMNLHVLDVIICVGCIPLTTVILLLPTESNNAVICCFHEACVSFSSVATAVNVFAITLDRYDISVKPASRILTMGRAVILMTTTWIVSFLSFLIPFIEVNFFSVQSESKWENKTLLCVSRNEYHTELGMYYHLLVQIPIFFFTIIVMLITYTKILQALNIRIGTRFSTVQKKKARKKKTISLATQHETTDVSQSSGGRNVVLGIRTSVSVIIAMRRAIKRHRERRERQKRVFRMSLLIISTFLFCWTPISILNTTILCLGPSDLLVKLRLSFLVMAYGTTIFHPLLYAFTRQKFQKVLKSKMKKRVVSIVEADPIPNNVVKHNSWIEPKRHKKITFEDKEARQKCLAT; from the coding sequence ATGTGTATCAATTCCTTGTTGGAGATCAACATGCAGCTTAAAGTCAATTTAACAGTCCGTGATGATATCAGCATCAATATGTACCAGCCAATCCCATATACTCTTAGCTTCCAGATTTCTCTAACTTGCTTCCTCGTGTTGGAAATGGTTTTGGGTCTTGGAAGTAATCTTACAGTACTTGTACTTTACTGCATGaaatccaacttaattaactcagTCAGCAACATTATCACTATGAACCTTCATGTCCTTGATGTAATTATATGTGTAGGCTGCATTCCTTTAACAACCGTCATACTTCTGTTACCAACGGAGAGCAACAATGCTGTAATCTGCTGCTTCCATGAAGCTTGTGTCTCCTTTTCTAGTGTTGCCACTGCTGTCAATGTGTTTGCCATCACTCTGGACCGCTATGATATATCTGTGAAACCAGCAAGTCGCATCCTTACTATGGGTCGTGCTGTAATATTAATGACAACAACCTGGatagtttcttttctttctttcttgattCCCTTCATTGAGGTCAACTTTTTCAGTGTTCAGAGCGAGAGCAAATGGGAAAACAAGACACTTTTGTGTGTTAGCAGAAATGAATATCACACTGAACTTGGCATGTATTACCACCTTCTAGTTCAGATTCCAATATTTTTCTTCACAATAATCGTGATGCTGATCACATACACCAAGATTCTTCAAGCTCTTAACATTCGCATTGGCACAAGGTTTTCTacagtgcaaaagaaaaaagcaagaaaaaagaaaacaatttcacTAGCAACTcaacatgagacaacagatgtttCTCAAAGCAGCGGTGGTAGGAATGTGGTACTTGGTATAAGGACTTCAGTATCCGTCATTATTGCCATGCGTCGAGCAATCAAAAGGCACAGAGAGAGACGGGAAAGACAGAAAAGAGTTTTTAGAATGTCATTACTGATTATTTCGACCTTCCTGTTTTGTTGGACACCAATTTCGATTTTAAATACAACAATTTTATGTCTTGGGCCAAGTGACCTTTTGGTAAAACTACGGCTGTCATTTTTAGTTATGGCCTATGGAACCACGATATTCCATCCATTACTGTATGCATTCACAAGGCAAAAATTCCAAAAGGTActgaaaagtaaaatgaaaaaacgaGTGGTTTCTATAGTGGAAGCTGATCCAATACCAAATAATGTTGTGAAACACAATTCTTGGATTGAACCCAAAAGGCATAAAAAGATAACATTTGAGGACAAGGAAGCAAGGCAGAAATGTTTAGCTACTTAG